ATTTTACCTGATCAGGTTTCTCTAAGTAATAATTAATTGTAGTGATAGGATTGAAGGGATTGGGATAAATACTGATTTCATAATCCGGCTCCAAAATATCATCTAACCCATTTACCTGGAGTTCATAGCAACCAAGATCAAGACCATTCCCGCAATATCGATCATTTCCTGCCAGATCAGTTTCTGGCAGCATTATATTTGCTTCTCCAGCATCAACACATACTGAAAGAGTGCTCAAGTCCCAAACATCGCTGAGTTCTGGATCAAGAAAGAGATTTTCTTCATTTAAAAACTGATCTATATCATTTACTCCATAATAATAAGCTCTGGGCTCAAATATCTCTCCACCTATAAAATACTCCGTCTCATTACCCCAGATGATATTATTAATCAGTTTGGGTTTACTGAATAAATTCGTTAAAGCACAACTTGGTGTCCATTCATCTTCATTGATGGAGTAATTATCTGTGATTGTGTTATTGATCAGGATTGGATATGAATACTCATTATAAAACACAGAACCTGTCATCAGACAATAATTATCATGAAATAGATTATTGATTATTTCCGGTTGGCTCAAAGTCCTGCAGGCGATTGCTCCCCCCCTTTCAGCGACATTATTGCGAAATATACAGTTTTCTATCCTGATCTTTGAGAAATTATTCAGCGATATTGCTGCTCCCGCCTGTAATGTGTCTAACGTGGATTTGGCATATTCAAATACGCAGTAGCGGAAGATTGAGCTGTCCTGTAATGCAGTTGTATAAGGATATCTGATACCATTCCAGGCAGAACGCTGCGATTCATTATAAGTAAATGACTCCGGATCAGATGAGGTAAATATTATTCTCTGATCAGCACTGCCTTCGGCAAGGATACTTCCTAATACTTCAACTTGATAATAATTAGTGAATTCAATCCTTACTCCCGCTGCTATCTGCAATATCACATCTTCATTAATAATCAGATCACCAGTTACTCTGATCGTGTCGGCTTCCCAGAAAGTATTTTCATTGATCTCCCCAGATACATCTACGATCTCTCGTATCACTGTTTGAACCGGGTTTCCTGATATTATGTCATCACTTTTTATTTCCCTGGCAGGAGCAAATATCCTGCATCCATATCCAGCAGCAGGTGACCCCTCCGCCAGACTGAAATCAAGATTTTCTGCATCATTGAACATAGGATCAATTCCAAAGGTATTATTATATTCTTCTAATCCAGCTTCCAGCCAGACAAATGGAGCAAATCAGCCATAATCACAAAGCACCGCAATATGACGCAGTGAATCTGCATTAGCAGTATCATCACTGAACCATGACCAGTTGTCGTGAAAAAATGGCAAACCACCTTGTCCGCTTATACCCACATTTATCCCTGTAGGTAGCCATTCCATCGAGAAGCCTGTTAAATAGGTGTATTCGTCACCCGTCTCTTTCGCATTTGTGAATATATTATGATGAAGAACTATATCTTCACCCGTTCCCATAAAACGGAAACAGTAGTCATCATTATTATAGAAAGTACAATAACTAACAACTCCCTCTGGTTTTGCCTGAAATAATGCAGATTCACCCCGGTAATGCACATCACCATTGATGATAATACAGTCCTGGATATCAAGACGGTTATTGCAGTATGATATAGTTAGTTCACTGCCTTCCAG
The sequence above is drawn from the Candidatus Stygibacter australis genome and encodes:
- a CDS encoding T9SS type A sorting domain-containing protein, whose protein sequence is MFNDAENLDFSLAEGSPAAGYGCRIFAPAREIKSDDIISGNPVQTVIREIVDVSGEINENTFWEADTIRVTGDLIINEDVILQIAAGVRIEFTNYYQVEVLGSILAEGSADQRIIFTSSDPESFTYNESQRSAWNGIRYPYTTALQDSSIFRYCVFEYAKSTLDTLQAGAAISLNNFSKIRIENCIFRNNVAERGGAIACRTLSQPEIINNLFHDNYCLMTGSVFYNEYSYPILINNTITDNYSINEDEWTPSCALTNLFSKPKLINNIIWGNETEYFIGGEIFEPRAYYYGVNDIDQFLNEENLFLDPELSDVWDLSTLSVCVDAGEANIMLPETDLAGNDRYCGNGLDLGCYELQVNGLDDILEPDYEISIYPNPFNPITTINYYLEKPDQVKLEVYNVRGQKIWSSGERSREAGHHQFTWNGIDKRGRQVSSGLYLFRLNRTKSTSEIKGILLK